Below is a genomic region from Streptomyces ferrugineus.
GCCGAGCGGCATGACACTCCTTCGCGTCGTCGGGGAGGTGGGTCACTTCTGCCACCGCTCGGTCTCCGCGAAGAACCCGTCGATGCCCGTCGTACGGCCCGACTCCACCGCGTTGCGGTAGACGAAGGAGCCCACGGCCAGGTCGAGCACGCCGAGGCCGAAGGGGGAGAAGATGCGCGGCTTGCCGTCGCCCGGCCGGACCTTCCCCTCGATCACCTGGGCCAGGGTCCCGTCGACGAACCCGCGGTGTCCGCAGCTCTGTTCCGCCAGGTGCACGGAGGTGTTGGCGGTCAGGCAGTGGTCGATGTCGTCGACCACGTTGTGCGCGCCCAGGATGATCTCGGGCGCGATGTCGCGCAGGGAGATGTTCAGCACCACCTGGCCCGGCTCGAAGAGGTGCGGGTCGGTGATGTAGGGAGTGCCGGCCGTCGTCGCCAGCACCACCAGGTCCGCGCCCTTCACGGCGGATTCCAGGCTGTCCGTGCGCTCCGCCTCGGTGCCCAGCGTCTCGCGGGCGTACGACACCAGCGCGTCGGCGTAGCCGGGCACCTGGTCGTACAGGGCGAACTGCCCGATGTCCCAGCCGTCCGCGACGAAGAAGTCGAGGATGTTACGGGCGATGACGCCCGCCCCGACGACGGCGATCCGCGCCGCGCGGCAGGATCCGTGCAGCTGCGCGGCGCCGAGCACGCACGACGCCGCGGTGCGCGCGGCGCTGATCTGGGACGCCTCCAGGCAGGCGAAGGGATATCCCGTGGCGTAGTCGTTCAGCAGCAGGACGGCGGACGCCCGCGGGACGTTGCGCTCGACGTTCTCGGGGAAGCTCGCGATCCATTTGATGCCGGCCACGTCGTAGCCGTCACCGAGGTAGGCGGGCAGCGCGATGATCCGCGCCGAGGGCTTCTCAGGAAAGCGGAGGAAATAGCTGTTCGGGTTCACCGAGTCCCCGCCCTCATGGGCCAGATAGGCGTCCCGGACAATACCGATCACTTCTTTCCGCGATTCGGAGATCACCTCGCGGGCGACCGTACCGCTGACTACATCGAATCCGAGCATGAGGTTCCCCCACGGAGTTCACGGAGTTTCATCGGCCCATCACGGCCGGAAGCTGGGAAACGGGGTCGGCGCCGAATCTCGCGGCGACCCAGTTGTCGTCGTACACGGTGCCGAGGTAGCGCTCGCCCATGTCGGGCGCTATGGCCACCACCCGGGAACCGGCGGGGATGTCGAGGGCCCGGCTCTGGACCGCCGAGAACACCGATCCGCTGGAGCCGCCCACCAGCAGGCCGTGCCGCCGGGCGAGCATCCGGCAGGCCTTCACCGCCTCCGCCTCCTCCACCAGCATGACCTCGTCGATCAGGTCGGTGCGGCTGATCTCCGGTACGTGGCTGGTGCCGAGGCCGGGCAGATGGCGCGGGCCGGGCCGGGCGCCGAAGGTGACCGAGCCGACGCTGTCGACGGCGATGATCCGGGTGCGGGGCGAGGCCTCACGGAAGTGGGAGGCGCATCCGGTCAGGGTGCCCGTCGTGCCGGCGCCGACGAACAGGTAGTCCACCCTGCCGAGTTCGGCGAGGATGGACACGGCCGTGTGCGTGGCGTGGGCACGCGGGTTGGCGGGGTTGGCGTACTGGTTGAGCCACACCAGCGCCGGGTCCTCGGCCAGCATCCGCCGGATCAGCGCGATGCGCGTCCCGAGGAAGCCGCCGTTGGCGTCCCGCTCGTCGACCAGGACGACGTTCGCGTGCAGGGCCCGCATCAGCGCGACGCTGTGCGGTGAGGCGTTGACGTCGGTGACGCAGGTGAAGTCGTAGCCCTTGGCGGCGCAGACCACCGCCAGGGCGACACCGAGGTTGCCCGAAGAGGACTCCACCACCTGTCCCCCGGTGTCGAGCAGCCCGCGCCGCTCGGCGTCCTCGATCAGCCCGACCGCGGTCTTGAGCTTCACCGAGCCCGCCGGGTTCAGCCCCTCCAGCTTCAGGAAAAGCTCGCTGCCGGGCAGGACGTCGGGGAACCGCAGGAACACGTCGTCGGTGACGACGTCGTACACACAGTCCTTGATCATGCGCTGTCCCGGCGCGCGGTCGCCAGCGACTCGAGAACCGCCATGGCGCTGGTCAGCTTCATCTCCGCCTGCGTCCAGGCGAGGGTGCGCTCGCCCTCCAGCACGCCCGCGGAGATCTCGTCGCCCCGGTGCGCCGGCAGGTCGTGCATGAGGACGGCCCCGGGCCGGCGGCTCATGAACGCCTCGTCGATGTAGTAGGGACGGAAGAGTTCCCGCCAGTCGGCGTCCGGCTTCGAGGTGCCCGTCGTCTGCCAGCGCGTCGTGTACACCACGTCGACGGCGTCCGGCGCCTCGTCCGGGGAATGCGTCTGGCGCAGTACGGAGCCGTTGGCCTCGGCCCTGCTCCGGGCCGCGGCCAGCTCGTGCTCGGGCACGCCGTAGCCGGGCGGGGTGAGCAGGGTCAGCTCCGTGCCTGGGTAGTGCGCCAGGCCGTGCGCCAGCGCCACGGCACTGTTGTTGCCCTCGCCGACGTACAGCACCTTGACGCCCTCGACGGCGCCGAAGCGCAGGTTGATGGTGGCCAGGTCGCAGACGCCCTGGGTGGGGTGCTCCTCCTGTCCCATGGCGTTGACCACGGGGATCCCGCCGTACCGGGACAGGGTGCGCAGTTGCTCGACGGGGCCCGCGGTCCGCGCGACCAGCAGGTCCAGCATCCGCCCGAAGACCCGGCCGGTGTCCTCCAGGGACTCACCGGTCTCCAGCTGGAGGTCGTGCGGGCCGTAGCTGATGATCTGGGCGCCCAGCCGGAGCGCGGCGGTCGTGAAGGCCGTGCGGGTCCGGGTGGAGGTCTTGGTGAACAGGATCCCCGCGATGGTGTCCCGCAACGGGTGGTCGTGGTCGCTGCGGTCGGCGAAGAAGTCGCAGGACCGGCGCACCAGGGCGTCGAGGTGTTTGCTGTCCAGCTCGGACAGCGAGAAGACGCCCGTCTCGGGGACGCTCTCGGGCGTTCCCAGGAGGGAACGGGTCTCTGTAGTCATTTTCTTGTCCCGTGTCCGTCGTCAGAGCAACCCGGCGGACATGAAGGAGTCCCGTGCACCCGGCACGTCCAACACGCCTACGGATTCGAACAGTTGAAAGGTGTGCCGGGCACTGGCCCGGATGCCGTCCCGGGTCCTGTCCGGGGCGTAGACGTCGGCGAGGACCTCGCTCACGGACGCCTCGTCCAGTCCCGCCAGCCGGAGGGAGCCGCGCACCGGCACCAGGTCGGGCGTCAGGCTGCGGCTGACCAGTTCCGGCAGGCAGCGCGAGGCCCGCTCCCGCAGGGCGGGGCTCAGGTCGTGCCAGAGTTCCTTGAAGAACGCCGCAAAGTACGCGTGGTGGCGTCCCTCGTCCTGGGCGTGGTCCCGCACGACCTCCCGCACGGTGCCGACCACCGTCTGGTCCTTGGGGATGTCCTTCAGGATCGAGGTGACCAGCGTCTCGAAGACGACCACCTGGAGCAGCTGGACGAGAATCGTCTCACCGGGCATGACCGAGGCCCCGAGGCCGTCGAGACGGTCGAGGAACGGGGCGAAGTCGTAGGCGGGCACCTCGACGCCGGTGGCATCGCTCACCTGCTCCACCACGTCCAGGCTGTACAGGGCGTGGTAGGCCTCGTCGCAGTAGATCTTGTACGCGTCCAGCCGCGTCGCCGCCGGCAGCGGCAGGCCCGACGTGCCGTTCGCGATGCGCTCGGCCGCCCGGTTCACCACACTCGTCTCGAAGTGCATCGTGAACTGCATGTACTGGTACAGATGACGTGCGGTGATCCGGTACCGCTCCTCGGGCTCCAGGGCGGCCACGAGGGGATGGTCCAGGTACGGGATGAGCTTGTGCGGGAAGAGGGTCTTGCCCTCCTCCAGTTCCCGCGCCATGACCCGCCGCGGGTCGGTCCGCACCCCAGCCTTGTCGTACCAGCCGTCCAGCGGCGACTTCATCTCAGCTCTCCTGATGTCTAGATTCCCGTGACCGCGGAGACCATCAGCCACAGTCCGACGGCGACCAGGGCCGCCCCCGCGACCGTCTCCAGGACGCGGCGCCATCCGTCCTTGCGGAACACGTCTCCCATGCGGGCGACGATCGCCGCGTACGCGAGCAGGGAGAGGAAACTCAGGGCGACGTGAATGGCCGCCAGCAGCAGCGAGGAGGAAAGGGACGACCCGTCCGCCGGAATGAACTGCGGCAGCAGGGAGGTGTAGAAGACACCGACCTTCGGGTTTCCCAGACTGGTCAGGGCGCCTTGGCGCCAGTCCCTTCCGGAGCGCGCGGGCGCCTCTTCCCGCCCGGCCTGACGGGCCGCGTCCGGTGTCCCGGTCCGGCGTGCCGCCACGAGCGCCTGCACGCCCAGATACACCAGATAGGCGGCCCCGGCGGCTCTGAGCAGGTTGAACAGCGTCGGCGACGCGGCCAGGGCGGTCGCGAGCCCGATGGACGACATCAGGGCCCAGGCGACCAGCCCCGCGCACACACCGACGGTGGTGCGGACCGCGCTCCTGAAGTCACCGCTCAGCGTGTTGCGCACCACGACGAGCGTGTCGGCTCCAGGAATGATCACCAAGAGACCTGCGACTGCCACGTACCCTGAAATGTCAATCAATGGGATCCACTGCCAGGTAGGCCGAATTCAGCAGGCAGGCCGGGAGAGAAATCAGTCCCAACGAATGTCGGACGCCTGCCCACAACGCTCGAGAGAGAACATGTCACGAATGAGCGAGAACATTTTCGGTCTCCTGCTTTCTGGGATTGCCAGTTGGTACGGGATTTCCGGGTAATACAGGCTCGGTAGCCCGGTTTCGAGCATCACCTATCACCGTTCAACAACTCCAGCCCCGCGGCCATCATCTCCCTGCAGTGCAGGGACATGAGCCGCATCTGCCGTGGACGGGTCGGCCGGCGGGCTCCCACAGTGGAGCGAGCCATGTCACAACCGCCGCGAACGTCTTCGTGGCCCGAGACAACAGAGACGGAGTGCTCTTGTCCGCACCCACTCCGGCCGGCGCCGCCCTGACGCCCCTGGCCCGCCGTTCGGCGGCCGGGCCGCTGCGCATCGGCGTCCTGGTCTCCGCCACCGGCGCCAACCTCACCACGCTGCTGGACCTGCAACGGACACGGCCCGAGGAGTTCCGGGTCTGCCTCGTCGCCTCGCACGCGGAGCGGGTCAAGGCCCTGGACGTGGCACGGCAGGCCGGGGTCGAGGCGTGGCCGGGCGACTTCGACCGCGTCTGCGGAACGGCGTCGGCCGCCGTCGGCCGGGCGGGCCGCGAGGCCTACCGGGACCGGGCCCGGCGATGGCACGACGCGCTGGACGGACGGATCGCCGACTGGGAGCGGGACAACGGCGAGCTGGACCTGATCGTCCTCGCCTACCACCGCTGGATCGACGGCCGGCTGCTCGAACGCTACCGGGGACGCATGATCAACCAGCACCCGGCCGATCTGTCGGTCCTTGACGAAGAGGGCCACCGGCGGTTCACGGGCAAGGACCCCGTCCGCCTCGCGATGGCGGCGGGCCGTGAGACGACCCGCACCTCCTGCTTCCTCGTGGACGGCACCCGGGACGGCGGCGCGATCCTCGCGATGGGGCCGGAGGTGCCCGTCGAGGGACGACGGCCCACCGCCGAGGACGCCCAGGCGCAGGAGATGAAGCAGAAGAGCCTCAGCGACCGGCCCTGTCTGCGGTGGTCGGTGGAGGCATTCGCGGCGGGGCGGCTCGCCCTGTCGGACCAGCGACACCGCGACAGCAGCCGGGTCGTGGTGGTGGACGGAGAGCCGACCGAGCTCGGCGGACGGCGACTGACCGGGGAGCCCCTGACATGACCGACCTCGCCGACGAGCGAATCCCTTCCTTCGCCGGGGCGGGCAACCTGGTCTACCGCGAACCGGACGTCCCCCGGTTCGTCTCCGGCTCGGGCAGCTGGCTGACCGCGCACGACGGGCGCCGGTACCTCGACGCGGAGGCCGCCAACGGCACCGTCGCCTTCGGCTACGACGCCACCCTGCTTCAGGAGGCGATGCGGCGCTGCGAACAGCTGCCCGCCCTGCCCTCCTTCGCCGAGTCGGAGCTGCGGCTCAAGGTGCTCTCCCGGCTGGAACCGCTCGTGTCCGACGTGCTGGGCACGCCCGGCCGGGTGGAGCTGGACCTCGGCGGAGCACAGGCCATGGAGACGGCCCTGCGCATCGCCTTCGCCGCGAACGGCCCGGGCACGATCGTCGTCTTCGAGGGCGCCTTCCACGGCCGCTCCGGCGTGACCAGCATGCTCAGTTCCAGCCCGCGCTACCGGGAGTTGCTCGCCGCGTGGGGGCTGGAGGTGGTCCGGCTCCCGAGCCCGGACTCGCAGCGGTGCCCGCACGCCGTGGCGGGAGCCGGCTGCGGGCCGGGCTGCCGTGCGGCCGTCACCCGGTGGGGATCCGAGCTGAGCGGCGTCGGGGGACGAGACTTCGGCCGGAAGGTGTCGGCGTTCGTCTTCGAGTCCGTCCAGAACGTGGGCGGCATGGTGGAACCCGACCACGAACTGCTGCGCGCCGCCGTGGATCACGCCCGGGAGCAGGGGGCGGTGGTCATCGCGGACGAGATCTTCACCGGCATGCACCGGGTGGGGCCGCGCTGGGGGTTCCAGCGCTCCGGGGTGACCCCGGACATCGTCGTCACCAGCAAGGGCCTGGCCAACGGCGGTGCGGCGCTGAGCATGGTGTGGTCCCGCGAGCCGCTCGGCAGCCCCGAGCGGTACCGGCCCGGCAGCCACTCCTCCACGTACATCGGCATCCCGAGCGCCCTCGCCGTCGTGGACACGGTGCTGGACCGCTGGGAGCGGTGGAGCACGGTCGACAAGGACGTCCTGCGGCTGGAGGAGGCCATGCGCGACCGGCTCACCGAGGTCGCCGCGCGACATCCGGACCTCGTACGGGACGTGGACTCGATGGGCGGCACCGCGCGCATCGTCCTCACCGGACCGCACGCCGGCCGGATGCGGCAGCTGTTCCGGTCCGGGCACCCGGACGCCGGTGTCCTCGTCGCGACGACCGGTATGGCGCCGGACGTCATCAACGTGCACCCCCCGCTCGTCATCGGGGAACGCGAACTGGACTTCTTCGCGGAGGCCTTCGAGACGGCGCTGAACGGCATCGCCTGATGGGGGTGGAGACGGAGCGGAAGTTCCTCGTCGGCCGCGGCTGGCGCGAGACGGTGGTGCGGACCCGGGAGGTCCGCCAGGGGTACATGTCCGCCGAACCCGAGCGCGCGGTGCGGGTGCGGATCACCGACGGCGCCGAGGCGGTCCTCACCGTCAAGGGCCCCCGCGACGGAGCGCGCAGGGCCGAGTTCGAGTACCCGGTGCCGCTGGCGGACGCCGAGGAGATCCTCGCGCGGCTGTGTCCGCAGCCGCTGGTGCAGAAGAAGCGGCACTATCTGGGCGGGCGCTTCGACGGCTGGACCGTGGACGAGTTCTACGGCTCCAACGCCGGTCTGGTGCTGGCGGAGCTGGATGCCGAGGACGCGGCGGACGTGGTCGACCTGCCCGAGTGGGTCACCGAGGAGGTCACCACCGACCCGCGGTACGACAACGCCTCCCTGCACGGCCGTCCGTACCCCACCTGGGCGGCGGGGACGGCACCCGCGCCGCGACCGCTGCGGGACCCCGCCGACGCGGATCTGGTGATCTTCGACAACGACGGCGTGCTCGTCGACTCCGAGCCGATCGCCAACCGCGTGCTGGCGGCGCTGCTCACGGAGGCCGGGTTCCCCACCTCGTACGAGGACAGCGTGCGCCGCTACATGGGCGGCACCCTGGACCGCGTCCGGGCCATGCTCAGGGCCGAGACCGGGCGGGAGCTGCCGACGGGGTTCACCGCACACTACCGGGCCCGGCTGATCGAGGCCTTCGAGCGGGACCTGCGTCCGGTCGCCGGCATGGCGGAGGTCCTGCGGGCCCTGACCCGGCGCGGCACCCCGTTCTGCGTCGCGTCGAGTTCGCCCCGGGACCGGCTCGCCCTCGGCCTGCGCGTCACAGGGCTGGCGTCGTTCTTCGAGGGCCGGGTGTACTGCGCGGACGACGTCACCCGGGGCAAGCCGGCGCCGGATCTCTTCCTGCACGCGGCGGTCCGGATGGGAGTCGACCGCGCCCACGCGGTGGTGGTCGAGGACAGCGTGCCCGGAGTCGACGCCGCGATGGCCGCGGGCATGACCAGCATCGGCTACGCGGCCCTGACCCCGGCCGACCGCCTGTCCGCCGCGACCCGCGTGGTGCGGGACACCGCGGGCTTGGCGGTGGAGTTGGGGCTGACGATTCCCGGGTGAGGATCCCGACTCGGCCCGGGGACGGCCGCGCGAAAGAACCCAGGTCAAAGCCTTGACCTGGGTTCTTTATGGAGCCGCCTTCGGGATTCGAACCCGAGACCTGCGCATGACGAGGCCGGTAGGAGTTGCGCACCCCCGCCCTCTAGCGGAGCGGCTTCCGGCCAGGGGCTGAATGAACCTTGACAGAACCCGAAGAGCGGCGAACGACAGGTGTCTAGCCTGGCCAAGCGCCAGACCGACGTCCGACTCCTGGAAAGGTGACCCGTTGGATTCCATCACCGTCATCCCCGGCGACGGCATCGGTCCCGAGGTCGTCGAATGCGCGCTTCAAGTCGTGGACACGCTGGGCATCGGGCTGTCCGTCGATGTCCTCGACCACGTCGGCGCGGACAGGTACCGCCGCGACGGCGTGGCGCTGAGCGAGGCCGACCTGGCCCGCGTGTCCGCGAGTTCCGCCGTCCTGCTGGGGGCCATCGGACAGCCCGACCTGGAGGACACCGAATATGTGCGCGGTGTTCTGCTGCCTCTGCGGCACAGCTTCGACCTGTACGCCAACTGCCGACCGGTCCGGCTGTGGCACGACCGGCTCAGCCCGCTGAGGGACCCTGAGCGCCGCATGCTCGACTGCGTGATCGTCCGTGAGAACACCGAGGGGCTCTACAGCGGCATCGGCGGGAACCTCCGTACGTCCACGCCCCAGGAGGTGGCCATCGACGCCGACGTCAACACCTGGCACGGCGTCGCCCGGATCATGGACTTCGCGTTCTCCACGGCCCGCCACGAGGTGTGCCTCGTGGACAAGGCCAACGCGGTCCGGGCAGGCGGACGGCTGTGGCAGGAGTGCTGGCGCAGGACCGCTGAGCGCCCCCGAGGCCAGGCCTCGGGGCACCCGTATGTGGATCACTGACTCCGTCGGCCGGGGCCGTCCCCGGTCACCGTGGCCTCGCGTGCCTGGGCGGGCGAGGCCGGCCGCTCCGCGGCCCGCGGCCGGGCCGACCGCTGCCTGAACCCCGTCCAGGCGAGCACTGCCGCCACGGCGGTGCAGGCCGCGGCGATCCCGACGGCCAGCTGGTAGCCGTGCAGGAAGGCATCGACGGCGGGCCGGCGCAACGATGACCCGAGCTCCTGCACCACCGTGTACACGCGTCCGCCGCCCACGTGGTGTGACTGCGCGAGGGCCGCGGCACGGCGCGTGCCGTCCAGTTCGGACACCTTGTCCCGCCAGGCCGAGACGGTCGCGTTGACGCCCACGGTGCCGAGCACCGCGAGGCACACCGAGGAGCCGATCTGCCGTGACGCGTTCAGGACGCCGGAAGCGGCGCCGGAGACGCCGGGGGGCACGTCGCGCATCGCCACATGGGTCACCGCGGGCACGAACGTGCCGAATCCTCCGCCGTACAGCACGTACCCGAGGGCACTGACCGCGAAGGAGGTGGTCCCCGCCGCACCGAGCAGGAGCACGCCGACCGCGGCCACCAGGATCCCCCAGGTCGCCACCGCCGAGGCCCGGAACCGGGAGTCGAGCCGCCCGCCGAACTGCGCCATGGTCAGGAACGGGATGTTCATGAACAGCCACGACAGCCCCGTGCGCAGAACCGACCAGCCCGCCACGTTCTGGAAGTACAGGGTGACCCAGAACAGCGCGCCGCTCATCCCGCCGTAAGCGAGCATGTAGATGCCCGAGGCACTCACGAAGCTCCGTGCCCGCAGCAGCGCCGGCGGCAGCATGGCGTGCGGGGCACGGCGCTCCCACCAGAAGAACGCGAGCAGCAGGGCCGCCCCGGCCGCCAGGGGCACGGCCACGAGGGGCGCACCCCAGGGGCGGTCGGACGACTCGACGAACCCGAACGTGAGGCAGACCAGCCCCAGCGAGCTGAGCGACATCCCCGCTACGTCGAGCCTGCGCGCCTGCGGATTGCGCGACTCCCGGACCGCCACGACCGTGCACACGATGCCCAGGGCGGCGAAGGGCAGGTTGATCCAGAACACGGACGGCCAGCCGAAGAAGGTGAGCAGGATGCCCCCGCCGACGGGACCGGCGCCGAACCCGGTGCCGCCGATGGCCGCCCAGGCCCCGATCGCGCCGGCCCGCCGCTCCTGCGGATAGGTCTCCGTGAGGATCGACAGTCCCAGGGCGAGCATCGCCGCGCCGCCGACGCCCTGCACGGCGCGGAAGGCGACGAGCGAGGCCGCGTTCCACGCGACGGCGCAGGCGATCACACCGATCACGAAGACGACCATCCCGCTCAGGAAGACCCGCCTTCGGCCGTACCGGTCACCGAGCGCCCCGCTGGCCGGGATGATCGCGGCCAGGCTCAGCGAATAGGCGCTGATCACCCACTCCAGCTCGGCCGCGCTCATGTGCAGTTCGCTCTGCATCGAGGGCAGCGCCACGTTCACGATGGTCAGGTCGAGCGAGGTCATGAACGTCGCCATGCACATCGCGAACAAGGTCAGACGCCGACGCCAGGATTCGGTGAGAGAGCTCTTCATGTCACCTCCTCCCCGAGGTACGTGTGATATGCAATGAAAAAGTGATCATTCGTGCTCCTAGTCGGGTCCGCACTCGTGGGGTCGGCTAGCCGCCCACTAGTGATGACCCGTGGCAACCGAGGAGTGTGACTGTGCAGGAACACGATCGGCTGGCGGAGCGGTTCGAACACTTACGGCCGCATCTGAGGACCGTCGCCTACCGGATGCTCGGCTCGCACGCCGAGGCGGAGGACGCTGTTCAGGACACCTGGATCAGACTCAGCCGCAGCGACGCGGACGAGGTGGAGAACCTCCCCGCCTGGCTGACCACCGTGGTCAGCAGGGTCTGCCTGAACGTCCTCCGGTCACGCGCCGCACGCCCGGAAGATCCGGTCGGCGTGCACCTGCCGGATCCCGTCGTCGGACGCGAACCGTCCCACGGCCCCGAGGACGAGGCGGTGCTGAGCGACTCGGTCAGCCTCGCGCTGCTGATCGTGCTGGACACACTCGCCCCCGCCGAGCGGGTGGCCTTCGTGCTGCACGACATGTTCCATCTGACCTTCGACGAGATCGCGGCCGTCGTCGGGCGTACGACGGTGGCGACCCGCCAGCTGGCCAGCCGAGCGCGCCGCCGGGTGCAGGGCGCCCACGAGACGGACTCCGGCGGCGACCACTCGACTCGGCGTGTGCTGGTCGACGCCTTCCTCGCCGCGGCGCGAGGCGGCGATCTCGACGGGCTGGTGGCCGTGCTGGACCCGGATGTCGAACTCCGCGCGGACGGCGGACCCGCGCTCGTCTCCGCCTCGGCCGTGCTCCACGGCGCCGGCCCTGTGGCGGAGCGGGCCGCGCTGTTCCGCCAGCCCGGTGTGACGGTGACCCCCGTCCTCGTCAACGGCGCCCCCGGCGTCCTCGTCGACCGGGACGGCGTCCCGGTGTCCGTCATGGGCTTCGCCGTACGGCGGGACCGGATCTCGCAGATCCAGATCCTGCTGGACCCGGGGCGCCTGGCCGCGATCGACTTCGGCGCCTTCAAGACGTAGGCCGGACCGGGCGTCTCCTCAGGAGGCGCCCGCCAGTCCCGCTCCCGCCGGAGCCGGGCCCGCTCCTCGTCGTTGACCTCGATGCGCGGCACGGCGCGGCGGAGCACCGGCGGCGCCATCAGCGAGGTGGCGACCGCGACCAGCACCACGATGGTGTACGACGCGTGTTCAGCACGCCCAGCCGCAGACCGATCCCGACCACGATGATCTGGATGACTGCGCGCGCGTTCGTCCCGGCACCGAGCACGAGGCCGCGGTGGCGATCGAGACCCGCGACGCGGGCGCCGAGCATCGCCCCGGCGAACTTGCCCGCGGTCGCCACGACGAGCGCCCCCAGCGCCGCCAGGCCGATCACCGCGGTGTCCAGCGCCAGCAGATTCATCCGCAGGCCCGCCTCGGCGAAGTAGAGCGGCGCGAGAACCGAGAGCGTGACGGAGCGCAGAGGCGCCAGCCCCTTATTCGTCTGTGCCCCGGCCGCTCCTGCCAGCAGGCCCCCGACGAGGGCGCCGAACGACGCTTCCATGCTCATGCCTGGGTGGCCGCCGCACATCCGACGATCACCACAGTCGCGGTGCCCATGACCGCCTGCGGGGACCGCGCCCTGGCCATCAGCCACCGGACCACCGGCCGGCCGAGGAGTACGGCGCAGAACCTGATCAGCAGCATCCAGCCGGTGACATCGTCCACCACACCGACCAGCCCCAGAGGGATCAGCAGGCCGAAGGCCCCCACCGTGAGCGACGTCCGCCGGGTGCGGCGCACCAGGGCGAGGCCGATCTCCAGCGCGGTCGTCCCCACCAGGAGGATCACCCCGAACTGGCCGACCGCGTCCAGCA
It encodes:
- a CDS encoding MFS transporter, with the translated sequence MKSSLTESWRRRLTLFAMCMATFMTSLDLTIVNVALPSMQSELHMSAAELEWVISAYSLSLAAIIPASGALGDRYGRRRVFLSGMVVFVIGVIACAVAWNAASLVAFRAVQGVGGAAMLALGLSILTETYPQERRAGAIGAWAAIGGTGFGAGPVGGGILLTFFGWPSVFWINLPFAALGIVCTVVAVRESRNPQARRLDVAGMSLSSLGLVCLTFGFVESSDRPWGAPLVAVPLAAGAALLLAFFWWERRAPHAMLPPALLRARSFVSASGIYMLAYGGMSGALFWVTLYFQNVAGWSVLRTGLSWLFMNIPFLTMAQFGGRLDSRFRASAVATWGILVAAVGVLLLGAAGTTSFAVSALGYVLYGGGFGTFVPAVTHVAMRDVPPGVSGAASGVLNASRQIGSSVCLAVLGTVGVNATVSAWRDKVSELDGTRRAAALAQSHHVGGGRVYTVVQELGSSLRRPAVDAFLHGYQLAVGIAAACTAVAAVLAWTGFRQRSARPRAAERPASPAQAREATVTGDGPGRRSQ
- the sigJ gene encoding RNA polymerase sigma factor SigJ — its product is MQEHDRLAERFEHLRPHLRTVAYRMLGSHAEAEDAVQDTWIRLSRSDADEVENLPAWLTTVVSRVCLNVLRSRAARPEDPVGVHLPDPVVGREPSHGPEDEAVLSDSVSLALLIVLDTLAPAERVAFVLHDMFHLTFDEIAAVVGRTTVATRQLASRARRRVQGAHETDSGGDHSTRRVLVDAFLAAARGGDLDGLVAVLDPDVELRADGGPALVSASAVLHGAGPVAERAALFRQPGVTVTPVLVNGAPGVLVDRDGVPVSVMGFAVRRDRISQIQILLDPGRLAAIDFGAFKT
- a CDS encoding cation:proton antiporter domain-containing protein, whose protein sequence is MSMEASFGALVGGLLAGAAGAQTNKGLAPLRSVTLSVLAPLYFAEAGLRMNLLALDTAVIGLAALGALVVATAGKFAGAMLGARVAGLDRHRGLVLGAGTNARAVIQIIVVGIGLRLGVLNTRRTPSWCWSRSPPR